The following proteins come from a genomic window of Yinghuangia sp. ASG 101:
- a CDS encoding Gfo/Idh/MocA family protein, which yields MSEQFGWGIAATGSMARTLAKVIAAEPGMRVAAVASRDKARAAEFAREFGDGTGYGSYAEMVADPAVRAVYVATPHAQHREVVDLAIAARKPVLCEKPLAASLADAEAMAADARAADVFLMEAMWMWFNPLIRRVKELADDGTLGEVRSIHGTFGFPMPFDAEHRLWNPELGGGALLDLGVYPVALAHLLLGEPESVEVAGALAPSGVDAEAALLLRWPGGAHALLETSLVTQLPLTASVIGTRGRAELDAFFHCTTRVSVHTYGGGAPQEFTIESPEVALAAEVREVRDRVLDGRVESPVMPLDATLAVLRTVETARRRLGAVGV from the coding sequence ATGAGCGAACAGTTCGGGTGGGGGATCGCGGCGACCGGATCGATGGCCCGCACGTTGGCCAAGGTCATCGCCGCGGAGCCGGGAATGCGTGTCGCCGCGGTCGCGTCGCGTGACAAGGCCCGCGCGGCCGAGTTCGCCCGGGAATTCGGCGACGGCACGGGCTACGGCTCGTACGCCGAGATGGTGGCCGACCCCGCGGTGCGCGCGGTGTACGTCGCGACGCCGCACGCGCAGCACCGGGAGGTCGTCGACCTCGCGATCGCCGCGCGCAAGCCGGTGCTGTGCGAGAAGCCGCTCGCGGCCTCGCTCGCCGACGCCGAGGCGATGGCCGCCGACGCCCGGGCCGCCGACGTGTTCCTCATGGAAGCCATGTGGATGTGGTTCAACCCGCTGATCCGGCGCGTCAAGGAACTCGCCGACGACGGGACGCTCGGCGAAGTCCGCTCGATCCACGGGACGTTCGGCTTCCCCATGCCGTTCGACGCGGAACACCGCTTGTGGAACCCGGAGTTGGGCGGCGGGGCGCTGCTCGATCTGGGCGTGTACCCGGTCGCGCTGGCCCATCTGCTGCTCGGCGAGCCCGAGTCGGTCGAGGTCGCCGGGGCGCTCGCCCCCAGCGGCGTCGACGCCGAGGCCGCGCTGCTGCTGCGCTGGCCGGGCGGCGCGCACGCGCTGCTGGAGACCTCGCTCGTCACGCAACTGCCCCTGACCGCCTCGGTGATCGGTACGCGCGGACGCGCCGAGCTGGACGCGTTCTTCCACTGCACCACGCGCGTGAGCGTGCACACCTACGGAGGCGGCGCGCCCCAGGAGTTCACGATCGAGTCGCCCGAAGTCGCCCTCGCCGCCGAGGTCCGCGAAGTGCGCGACCGGGTGCTCGACGGCCGCGTGGAGAGCCCGGTCATGCCGCTCGACGCGACACTGGCGGTCCTGCGGACGGTGGAGACGGCTCGGCGGCGGTTGGGCGCGGTCGGGGTCTGA
- a CDS encoding ferredoxin encodes MKATIDDDRCRGHGVCCTICPEVFALHDAGYAVVQIEDIPEEFEDAVEDAARSCPERAITTS; translated from the coding sequence ATGAAGGCCACCATCGACGACGACCGCTGCCGCGGCCACGGGGTCTGCTGCACCATCTGCCCCGAGGTTTTCGCCCTGCACGACGCCGGATACGCCGTGGTGCAGATCGAGGACATCCCCGAGGAGTTCGAGGACGCCGTCGAGGACGCGGCCCGCAGCTGTCCCGAGCGGGCGATCACGACCTCATGA
- a CDS encoding aromatic ring-hydroxylating oxygenase subunit alpha, giving the protein MALYPKPAEGSWTDHYPRLGTGLVSYEDSVSPEFFADEREAVFGNSWLHVGRVEELPRPGSYFTRELEVAKTSLIVVRDKRGVVRAFHNICRHRGNKLVWNDYPREEVAGSVRQFTCKYHGWRYGLDGGCTFVQQESEFFDLDKSAYGLVPVHCDVWAGFVFVHLAKEPPQSLREFLGPMVTPLEGYPFDRMTERYDFSAHIDCNWKIFLDAFQEYYHVPFLHPQEATPAARDKMTGFEAPHYQLDGPHRMVTADGVPRRLWPDDFQYPIEIATRSGLFGPWDEPDLGAELPGTNPGKVKKWAIDNFQIFPNLEILIWASGWYLTYRFWPTSHNTHRFEGTLFFPKAETASQRAAQECAVVMFKEFALQDAGTLAGTQEALESRAVPDAFPLSDQELLVRHLHSVVADRVAEYRRTRAGRTTSAGV; this is encoded by the coding sequence ATGGCCCTATACCCGAAGCCGGCCGAAGGCAGCTGGACGGACCACTATCCGCGGCTCGGCACCGGACTCGTATCCTACGAGGACAGCGTCTCCCCCGAGTTCTTCGCGGACGAGCGCGAGGCGGTGTTCGGGAACTCCTGGCTGCACGTGGGCCGCGTCGAGGAACTGCCCCGGCCGGGCAGCTACTTCACCCGCGAGTTGGAGGTCGCCAAGACCTCGCTCATCGTGGTGCGCGACAAGCGGGGTGTGGTCCGGGCCTTCCACAACATCTGCCGCCACCGCGGGAACAAGCTCGTGTGGAACGACTATCCGCGCGAGGAAGTCGCCGGGAGTGTACGGCAGTTCACGTGCAAGTACCACGGCTGGCGCTACGGACTCGACGGCGGGTGCACGTTCGTCCAGCAGGAGAGCGAGTTCTTCGACCTCGACAAGTCGGCGTACGGCCTCGTGCCGGTGCACTGCGACGTGTGGGCGGGCTTCGTCTTCGTCCACCTCGCGAAGGAACCGCCGCAGTCGCTCCGGGAGTTCCTGGGCCCGATGGTCACGCCCCTGGAGGGCTACCCGTTCGACCGGATGACCGAGCGCTACGACTTCAGCGCGCACATCGACTGCAACTGGAAGATCTTCCTGGACGCGTTCCAGGAGTACTACCACGTGCCGTTCCTGCACCCGCAGGAGGCGACCCCCGCCGCGCGCGACAAGATGACCGGTTTCGAGGCGCCGCACTACCAGCTCGACGGCCCGCACCGGATGGTCACCGCGGACGGCGTGCCCCGGCGGCTGTGGCCCGACGACTTCCAGTACCCCATCGAAATCGCCACGCGCAGCGGGTTGTTCGGCCCCTGGGACGAACCCGACCTGGGTGCCGAGCTGCCCGGGACGAACCCGGGCAAGGTCAAGAAGTGGGCGATCGACAACTTCCAGATCTTCCCGAACCTGGAGATCCTGATCTGGGCGAGCGGCTGGTACCTCACCTACCGCTTCTGGCCCACCTCGCACAACACCCATCGCTTTGAGGGCACGCTGTTCTTCCCGAAGGCCGAGACGGCGTCGCAGCGGGCCGCCCAGGAGTGCGCGGTCGTCATGTTCAAGGAGTTCGCGCTCCAGGACGCCGGGACGCTCGCCGGAACGCAGGAGGCACTCGAATCCCGGGCTGTCCCGGACGCGTTCCCGCTCAGCGACCAGGAGCTGCTGGTCCGCCACCTCCACAGCGTGGTCGCGGACCGGGTCGCGGAGTACCGGCGCACCCGTGCGGGGCGTACGACGAGTGCGGGGGTGTGA